A DNA window from Enterobacter cloacae subsp. cloacae ATCC 13047 contains the following coding sequences:
- the rnm gene encoding RNase RNM produces MSDTTYAVIYDLHSHTQASDGLLTPEALVHRAVEMRVGTLAITDHDTTDAIPAARAEIARSGLALKLVPGVEISTVWENHEIHIVGLNIDIDHPVMCAFLQEQKTRRNQRAEMIAERLEKAHIPGALEGAQRLANGGAVTRGHFARFLVEAGKATTIADVFKRYLARGKTGYVPPQWCTIKQAIDVIHHSGGKAVLAHPGRYNLSAKWLKRLLAHFAECGGEAMEVAQCQQAPNERSQLATYARQFGLLASQGSDFHQPCAWIELGRKLWLPAGVEPVWQLWEQPQQLEEREV; encoded by the coding sequence TTGAGCGATACCACCTACGCCGTAATTTATGATTTACACAGCCATACCCAGGCCTCCGATGGTCTGCTGACGCCCGAAGCGTTGGTGCATCGTGCCGTTGAAATGCGGGTTGGCACGCTGGCCATAACCGATCACGATACAACCGATGCCATTCCAGCCGCGCGCGCCGAGATTGCCCGCAGTGGTCTGGCACTCAAACTGGTTCCTGGCGTCGAGATATCGACCGTCTGGGAGAATCACGAAATCCATATTGTTGGCCTGAACATTGATATAGACCATCCGGTAATGTGTGCGTTTTTGCAAGAACAAAAAACGCGCCGCAACCAGCGCGCAGAAATGATCGCTGAACGTCTGGAAAAGGCGCATATTCCGGGCGCACTGGAGGGGGCACAAAGGCTGGCAAATGGGGGCGCGGTAACGCGCGGTCATTTTGCCCGTTTTCTGGTTGAGGCGGGCAAGGCCACAACGATAGCGGATGTCTTTAAACGCTATCTGGCTCGCGGGAAAACCGGATATGTTCCGCCACAGTGGTGTACAATAAAACAAGCTATTGATGTGATTCATCATTCTGGCGGTAAGGCCGTGCTGGCCCATCCGGGGCGGTATAATCTTTCTGCTAAATGGCTGAAAAGACTGCTGGCGCATTTTGCCGAATGCGGTGGCGAGGCGATGGAAGTCGCCCAGTGTCAGCAGGCGCCCAACGAGCGTTCGCAGCTTGCGACCTACGCCCGCCAGTTTGGTTTGCTGGCGTCACAAGGCTCAGATTTTCATCAGCCCTGTGCGTGGATAGAACTGGGACGCAAGCTTTGGTTACCCGCAGGCGTTGAGCCTGTCTGGCAGCTCTGGGAACAGCCACAGCAACTTGAAGAGAGGGAAGTATGA
- a CDS encoding tail fiber domain-containing protein — translation MVPLLNAANTWSATQTFSTYPYIDMAAYPALVLRAGNMAAGTVGKEVGLETQDGTVYVWRRKERGDQTDSTRTAFPQQTGTLALATSDERLKEVISNQVDGYFERLSALKVVEYHWNDISGASPMAKARVRRGFIAQQVNAVNESYALPPETEDDFWGIDDRAIVADLLLAVLELKEKLAEVTKKLTTEE, via the coding sequence GTGGTTCCGCTTTTAAATGCTGCAAACACCTGGAGTGCCACACAAACGTTTTCTACTTACCCATACATCGACATGGCTGCCTACCCAGCTCTCGTATTGAGAGCAGGCAATATGGCCGCCGGAACGGTAGGGAAAGAGGTTGGCCTCGAGACGCAGGACGGAACGGTTTATGTGTGGCGTCGTAAAGAGCGTGGAGATCAGACCGACAGCACCAGAACAGCATTCCCACAGCAAACAGGTACCCTGGCGCTAGCTACTTCCGACGAAAGACTGAAGGAGGTGATCAGCAATCAGGTTGATGGTTATTTTGAACGGCTGTCTGCACTGAAAGTGGTTGAATACCATTGGAATGATATTTCCGGCGCTTCTCCGATGGCAAAGGCCAGGGTGCGGCGCGGATTCATTGCGCAACAGGTCAACGCTGTGAATGAGTCCTATGCGCTTCCGCCTGAAACAGAGGACGATTTTTGGGGAATCGACGACAGGGCGATTGTCGCCGACCTTTTACTGGCTGTTTTAGAGCTCAAGGAGAAATTAGCGGAGGTAACGAAAAAGCTTACTACTGAAGAATAA
- the trpCF gene encoding bifunctional indole-3-glycerol-phosphate synthase TrpC/phosphoribosylanthranilate isomerase TrpF, which yields MQTVLAKIVADKAIWVEARKAQQPLASFQNDVVPSSRRFYDALQGARTAFILECKKASPSKGVIREDFDPARIAGIYKHHASAISVLTDEKYFQGSFDFLPVVSSIAPQPILCKDFIIDPYQIWLARFYQADACLLMLSVLDDEQYRQLAAVAHSLNMGVLTEVSNEEELERAIALQAKVVGINNRDLRDLSIDLNRTRQLAPRLGSGVTVISESGINSYAQVRELSHFANGFLIGSAMMAHDDLNAAVRRVLLGENKVCGLTREQDAQAAYEAGAIYGGLIFVDASPRAVSDEQARKVIAAAPLSYVGVFRNADIADVTAKAEALSLSAVQLHGDEDQAYIDALRAGLAPQVQIWKAQSVGSTLPARNLNHVDKYVLDNGQGGTGQRFDWSLLNGEALDNVLLAGGLSPDNCVEAAKTGCAGLDFNSGVESQPGIKDASKLASVFKTLRAY from the coding sequence ATGCAGACCGTTTTAGCGAAAATCGTTGCCGATAAGGCCATCTGGGTGGAAGCCCGCAAAGCGCAGCAGCCGCTTGCCAGTTTTCAGAACGACGTCGTCCCAAGCAGCCGTCGTTTCTATGATGCCCTGCAGGGCGCGCGCACCGCATTTATTCTTGAGTGCAAAAAAGCCTCCCCGTCGAAAGGCGTTATCCGTGAGGATTTCGATCCGGCGCGTATTGCCGGTATTTATAAGCATCATGCGTCGGCGATCTCCGTGCTGACGGATGAGAAATATTTCCAGGGCAGCTTCGATTTTCTGCCTGTTGTCAGCAGCATCGCGCCGCAACCGATTCTGTGCAAAGACTTTATTATCGACCCGTATCAGATCTGGCTGGCGCGTTTTTACCAGGCTGACGCCTGCCTGCTGATGCTCTCGGTGCTCGACGACGAGCAGTATCGCCAGCTGGCTGCGGTGGCGCACAGCCTCAACATGGGCGTGCTGACCGAGGTGAGCAACGAAGAAGAGCTGGAGCGAGCCATTGCACTGCAGGCGAAAGTGGTCGGGATTAACAACCGCGATCTGCGCGATCTGTCAATTGACCTGAATCGTACGCGTCAGCTGGCACCGCGTCTGGGCTCTGGCGTGACTGTTATCAGTGAATCCGGGATCAACAGCTACGCCCAGGTGCGTGAGCTGAGCCACTTTGCCAACGGTTTCCTGATTGGCTCTGCGATGATGGCACATGACGATCTCAATGCCGCAGTGCGTCGGGTGCTGTTGGGTGAAAACAAAGTGTGCGGCTTAACCCGCGAACAGGATGCCCAGGCCGCCTATGAGGCGGGGGCTATTTACGGCGGGTTGATCTTTGTGGACGCCTCACCGCGTGCGGTGAGCGATGAACAGGCACGCAAGGTGATAGCGGCAGCCCCACTCAGTTATGTGGGCGTCTTCCGTAACGCTGATATTGCGGACGTTACGGCAAAAGCCGAAGCGTTATCCCTTAGTGCAGTACAACTGCACGGTGATGAAGATCAGGCATACATCGATGCCCTGCGTGCCGGGCTGGCTCCTCAGGTTCAGATCTGGAAAGCGCAGAGCGTGGGCAGCACCCTGCCAGCACGTAACCTGAATCATGTTGATAAATACGTGCTCGATAACGGCCAGGGCGGTACAGGCCAACGTTTTGACTGGTCACTGCTGAACGGCGAAGCGCTGGACAATGTCCTGCTGGCGGGTGGACTTAGCCCGGACAACTGTGTGGAAGCAGCCAAAACCGGCTGCGCGGGCCTCGATTTCAATTCAGGCGTAGAGTCGCAACCGGGCATCAAAGATGCCAGTAAGCTGGCCTCGGTATTTAAAACTCTGCGTGCATATTAA
- the trpB gene encoding tryptophan synthase subunit beta has translation MTTLLNPYFGEFGGMYVPQILMPALRQLEEAFVSAQKDPAFQAEFTDLLKNYAGRPTALTKCRNLTAGTKTTLYLKREDLLHGGAHKTNQVLGQALLAKRMGKTEIIAETGAGQHGVASALASALLGLKCRIYMGAKDVERQSPNVFRMRLMGAEVIPVHSGSATLKDACNEALRDWSGSYETAHYMLGTAAGPHPFPTIVREFQRMIGEETKAQILEKEGRLPDAVIACVGGGSNAIGMFADFIDETRVGLIGVEPAGHGIETGEHGAPLKHGRVGIYFGMKAPMMQTDEGQIEESYSISAGLDFPSVGPQHAFLNSTGRADYVSITDDEALEAFKTLCRSEGIIPALESSHALAHALKMMKENPEKEQLLVVNLSGRGDKDIFTVHDILKARGEI, from the coding sequence ATGACGACATTACTTAACCCGTATTTTGGTGAGTTCGGCGGGATGTACGTTCCGCAGATCCTGATGCCCGCACTGCGCCAGCTGGAAGAAGCGTTTGTGAGCGCACAGAAAGATCCAGCGTTTCAGGCTGAATTTACCGACCTGCTGAAAAACTACGCGGGCCGTCCAACAGCGCTGACCAAATGCCGTAACCTGACTGCCGGCACCAAAACCACGCTGTACCTCAAGCGTGAAGACCTGCTGCACGGCGGCGCGCATAAAACCAACCAGGTGTTAGGACAGGCGCTGCTGGCAAAACGGATGGGCAAAACCGAGATCATCGCCGAAACCGGCGCGGGTCAGCACGGCGTGGCATCAGCACTGGCAAGCGCCCTGCTTGGCCTGAAATGCCGTATCTATATGGGGGCGAAAGACGTTGAGCGTCAGTCTCCGAACGTATTCCGTATGCGTCTGATGGGCGCAGAAGTGATCCCGGTTCACAGTGGTTCAGCCACGCTGAAAGATGCCTGTAACGAAGCGCTGCGCGACTGGTCTGGTAGCTATGAAACCGCGCACTACATGCTCGGCACAGCCGCTGGCCCGCACCCGTTCCCGACTATCGTGCGTGAATTCCAGCGCATGATTGGCGAAGAGACCAAAGCGCAGATCCTTGAAAAAGAAGGCCGTCTGCCGGACGCGGTGATTGCCTGCGTGGGCGGGGGATCAAACGCCATCGGGATGTTCGCTGATTTTATCGACGAAACCCGTGTTGGCCTGATCGGGGTGGAGCCAGCGGGTCACGGGATTGAAACCGGTGAGCACGGCGCACCGCTGAAACATGGCCGCGTGGGGATCTACTTCGGCATGAAAGCGCCAATGATGCAGACCGATGAAGGTCAGATTGAAGAGTCGTACTCCATCTCTGCCGGTCTGGATTTCCCGTCCGTCGGGCCACAGCATGCGTTCCTGAACAGCACCGGACGCGCTGACTACGTCTCCATCACCGATGACGAAGCGCTGGAAGCGTTTAAGACGCTGTGCCGCAGCGAAGGGATCATCCCGGCACTGGAGTCCTCGCATGCTCTGGCGCATGCGCTGAAAATGATGAAAGAAAACCCGGAAAAAGAGCAACTGCTGGTCGTTAACCTTTCCGGTCGCGGTGATAAAGATATCTTCACCGTTCACGATATTCTGAAAGCACGAGGGGAAATCTGA
- a CDS encoding YnaM/YnfT family protein, protein MKSSYKRFNMAMFIIASTVVVALGLIVLSLIKIGISTSNNPDEF, encoded by the coding sequence ATGAAAAGTTCATATAAAAGGTTCAACATGGCAATGTTTATAATCGCAAGTACCGTAGTTGTTGCTCTTGGCTTGATAGTATTGAGCCTGATCAAAATTGGCATAAGCACATCGAATAACCCGGATGAATTTTAA
- a CDS encoding DinI family protein, whose product MFVELVYDKRNVEGLEGAREIILAELTKRVHQIFPDAEVRVKPMQANGLNSDASKSDREKLNRMLEEMFEDANMWLVND is encoded by the coding sequence ATGTTTGTTGAACTGGTTTACGATAAGCGAAACGTTGAAGGCTTGGAGGGAGCCAGGGAGATTATCCTGGCCGAGTTGACGAAACGAGTGCACCAGATTTTCCCTGATGCTGAAGTGAGGGTGAAGCCGATGCAGGCGAACGGCTTGAATAGCGATGCCAGCAAAAGCGATCGGGAAAAGCTGAACCGCATGCTGGAGGAAATGTTTGAAGACGCAAATATGTGGCTGGTGAATGATTAG
- a CDS encoding phage antirepressor Ant, producing MTTQLIPLFNGKICNETTLLCDARDLHAFLSVGKIFAAWIKDRIADYGFIENQDYVLLSNTGKQNSGRGGHNRKDYHLTLDTAKELAMVERNDKGRQIRRYFIECERQLKQQASSHTFPGNYAVITYFENGLPVACHPLMPTEVVMNPDSCLEHVIRSGYVVMPCDEAEKFTLGEIQKMIAIARRARDRWIQP from the coding sequence ATGACCACTCAGCTTATACCCCTCTTTAACGGCAAGATTTGCAATGAAACAACCCTTCTCTGCGATGCGCGTGATCTTCATGCGTTCTTATCAGTAGGGAAAATTTTTGCAGCCTGGATAAAAGACCGCATTGCCGATTACGGCTTCATTGAAAATCAAGACTACGTTTTGCTTTCCAATACTGGAAAGCAAAATTCTGGACGAGGTGGCCACAACCGGAAGGATTACCATCTCACACTCGACACCGCCAAAGAACTGGCTATGGTTGAACGAAACGATAAAGGCAGACAGATTCGCCGCTACTTCATCGAATGCGAGAGACAGTTAAAACAGCAGGCCTCCAGCCACACCTTTCCGGGGAATTACGCAGTAATCACCTATTTCGAAAACGGCCTGCCTGTGGCCTGCCACCCTCTTATGCCTACTGAAGTAGTTATGAACCCAGATTCATGCCTGGAACATGTGATCCGTTCCGGCTATGTGGTAATGCCTTGCGATGAAGCGGAAAAATTCACTCTCGGAGAGATACAGAAAATGATCGCCATAGCACGGCGAGCACGTGATCGCTGGATACAACCGTAA
- the trpD gene encoding bifunctional anthranilate synthase glutamate amidotransferase component TrpG/anthranilate phosphoribosyltransferase TrpD, whose amino-acid sequence MADILLLDNIDSFTYNLADQLRANGHNVVIYRNHVPAQTLIDRLATMQNPVLMLSPGPGAPSEAGCMPELLTRMRGKLPIIGICLGHQAIVEAYGGYVGQAGEILHGKASSIEHDGQAMFAGLPNPLPVARYHSLVGSNIPAGLTINASFEGMVMAVRHDADRVCGMQFHPESILTTHGARLLEQTLDWALQKLEQTNTLQPILEKLYQAQTLSQQESHQLFSAVVRGELKPEQLAAALVSMKVRGESPQEIAGAATALLENAAPFPRPDYQFADIVGTGGDGSNSINISTASAFVAAACGLKVAKHGNRSVSSRSGSSDLLAAFGINLDMNAERSREALDDLGVCFLFAPKYHTGFRHAMPVRQQLKTRTLFNVLGPLINPAHPPLALIGVYSPELVLPIAETLRVLGYQRAAVVHSGGMDEVSLHAPTLVAELRNGELLSYQLEAADFGLTPYHQEALAGGTPEENRDILTRLLQGKGEVAHEAAVAANVAMLMRLHGEEDLKANAQKVLDVLRSGAAYDRVTALAARG is encoded by the coding sequence ATGGCTGACATTCTGCTGCTCGATAACATCGACTCTTTTACCTATAACCTGGCAGATCAGCTGCGTGCGAATGGTCACAACGTCGTTATCTATCGTAACCATGTTCCGGCACAGACGCTGATAGACCGTCTGGCAACCATGCAAAACCCGGTGCTGATGCTCTCTCCTGGTCCAGGTGCCCCCAGTGAAGCGGGCTGTATGCCGGAGCTGCTGACCCGTATGCGCGGTAAACTGCCGATTATCGGTATCTGTCTGGGTCACCAGGCGATTGTGGAAGCCTATGGCGGCTACGTGGGTCAGGCAGGTGAGATCCTGCATGGCAAGGCCTCCAGCATTGAACATGACGGCCAGGCGATGTTTGCCGGCCTGCCAAATCCGCTGCCGGTTGCGCGTTATCACTCCCTGGTAGGCAGCAACATCCCGGCCGGGCTGACCATTAACGCCTCGTTTGAAGGGATGGTAATGGCCGTGCGTCACGATGCGGATCGCGTCTGCGGCATGCAGTTCCATCCGGAGTCGATTCTCACGACCCATGGCGCGCGACTGCTGGAGCAGACGCTGGACTGGGCGTTGCAGAAACTGGAGCAGACCAACACGCTGCAACCGATTCTGGAAAAGCTGTATCAGGCGCAGACCCTGAGCCAGCAGGAGAGCCACCAGCTCTTTTCTGCCGTGGTTCGCGGTGAGCTGAAACCTGAACAGCTGGCGGCCGCACTGGTAAGCATGAAAGTGCGCGGCGAAAGCCCGCAAGAAATCGCCGGTGCCGCCACGGCCCTGCTGGAAAATGCCGCCCCCTTCCCGCGCCCGGATTATCAGTTTGCGGATATCGTCGGCACCGGGGGTGATGGCAGCAATAGCATCAATATCTCCACCGCCAGCGCCTTCGTGGCCGCGGCGTGTGGCCTGAAAGTGGCGAAACACGGTAACCGCAGCGTCTCCAGCCGCTCGGGCTCGTCCGATTTGCTGGCTGCCTTCGGCATTAACCTGGATATGAACGCCGAACGCTCCCGTGAAGCGTTGGACGATCTGGGCGTCTGCTTCCTGTTTGCGCCGAAGTATCACACCGGTTTCCGCCATGCGATGCCGGTTCGTCAGCAGCTTAAAACACGCACGCTGTTTAACGTACTGGGGCCGCTGATCAACCCGGCGCACCCGCCGCTGGCGCTGATTGGTGTTTACAGCCCGGAACTGGTTCTGCCAATTGCGGAAACCCTGCGCGTGCTCGGTTATCAGCGCGCGGCAGTAGTTCACAGCGGGGGAATGGATGAAGTGTCCCTTCACGCGCCAACTCTCGTTGCGGAACTGCGCAATGGCGAACTCCTGAGCTATCAGCTGGAAGCCGCCGACTTTGGTTTAACGCCGTATCATCAGGAGGCGCTGGCAGGCGGCACGCCGGAAGAAAACCGTGACATTCTCACGCGCTTATTACAAGGTAAGGGAGAGGTCGCCCATGAGGCAGCCGTGGCAGCCAACGTCGCCATGCTGATGCGATTGCACGGCGAAGAGGATCTCAAAGCCAACGCACAAAAAGTTCTGGACGTACTGCGCTCTGGTGCAGCTTACGATCGCGTTACCGCACTTGCGGCAAGAGGGTAA
- the trpL gene encoding trp operon leader peptide gives MTAHFTLHGWWRTS, from the coding sequence ATGACTGCACATTTCACTCTGCACGGTTGGTGGCGCACTTCCTGA
- a CDS encoding DUF6453 family protein yields MPTGLLIELNDGGKRMEITAGLRCPSFGGSFDTGYQKAKYVDIAGYVSGAQVLFIPYATAYVDAGLWHKMNSITISGGRVTQNSRMQALGISERDSTYTFPGSVWQIFPTGQRSGVGLLISDSTDFTSITNATQSGQCIWKGTVSVPTGGWAVPTIAGYDKSKYVVFGRCNSGNTIDFDGNTVRFFSPPSTNDDAPATGTIDIVIFASGVAPQPGTGLNIFNAAGACTFSTTKRPFVYLNQLWTPSTSAVSIGNGYVPLGRFGLMVHTVNGMYVYRMFGIKIQNGNASVQGGKYLGREQYAIFGNNTVTSLSLPVLPDMYV; encoded by the coding sequence ATGCCGACAGGATTATTGATAGAACTTAATGACGGCGGAAAGCGTATGGAGATAACGGCGGGCCTGAGATGCCCGTCTTTTGGTGGCAGCTTTGACACTGGCTACCAGAAAGCAAAGTATGTGGACATCGCTGGTTATGTTTCAGGTGCGCAGGTGCTGTTTATACCGTATGCGACTGCCTATGTTGATGCGGGGCTGTGGCATAAAATGAATTCCATAACCATCTCTGGTGGCAGGGTTACGCAGAATTCGAGAATGCAGGCTCTGGGCATTAGTGAAAGAGATAGCACCTATACGTTTCCCGGTAGTGTCTGGCAGATATTTCCGACAGGTCAGCGAAGCGGGGTGGGCCTGCTTATCAGCGACAGTACTGACTTCACCTCGATAACCAATGCCACGCAGTCAGGGCAGTGTATCTGGAAGGGGACCGTAAGTGTTCCGACCGGAGGATGGGCGGTTCCGACGATAGCAGGATACGACAAGTCGAAGTACGTCGTTTTCGGGCGCTGTAACAGTGGTAACACGATTGACTTCGACGGTAACACGGTCAGGTTCTTCAGCCCTCCGTCCACGAACGATGATGCTCCCGCAACCGGCACGATAGACATCGTTATTTTTGCCAGTGGCGTAGCGCCGCAGCCGGGTACCGGCCTCAATATTTTTAATGCTGCAGGGGCCTGCACCTTTTCAACCACAAAACGACCATTCGTATACCTCAACCAACTCTGGACCCCTTCGACAAGTGCCGTGAGCATCGGTAACGGATATGTTCCGCTGGGTAGGTTTGGGCTAATGGTGCATACGGTAAACGGCATGTATGTATATCGAATGTTCGGAATAAAAATACAGAACGGCAACGCTTCAGTTCAGGGCGGAAAATATCTTGGGCGCGAGCAATATGCCATTTTCGGTAATAACACGGTGACGTCGCTCAGCCTTCCGGTTCTGCCCGATATGTACGTCTGA
- a CDS encoding L-threonylcarbamoyladenylate synthase, translated as MSQFFYIHPDNPQPRLINQAVEIVRKGGVIVYPTDSGYALGCKIEDKAAMERICRIRQLPDGHNFTLMCRDLSELSTYAYVDNVAFRLIKNNTPGNYTFILKGTKEVPRRLLQEKRKTIGMRVPSNPIAQALLETLGEPMLSTSLMLPGSEFTESDPEEIKDRLEKVVELIIHGGYLGQQPTTVVDLTEDAPEVIREGVGDVKPFL; from the coding sequence ATGAGTCAGTTTTTCTATATTCATCCGGATAATCCGCAGCCGCGCCTGATCAATCAGGCCGTGGAGATCGTGCGTAAAGGGGGCGTTATCGTCTACCCGACCGATTCGGGTTATGCGCTGGGCTGTAAGATTGAAGATAAAGCGGCGATGGAGCGTATTTGCCGTATTCGCCAGTTGCCGGACGGTCACAACTTTACCCTGATGTGCCGGGATCTCTCTGAGCTATCGACCTATGCTTATGTCGATAACGTGGCATTTCGTCTGATTAAAAATAACACGCCGGGCAACTACACCTTCATCCTGAAAGGGACGAAAGAGGTTCCGCGCCGTCTGTTACAGGAAAAGCGCAAAACCATCGGGATGCGTGTGCCGTCTAACCCGATTGCCCAGGCCTTGCTGGAAACGCTGGGTGAGCCGATGCTCTCAACCTCACTGATGCTGCCCGGCAGTGAATTCACCGAGTCCGATCCGGAAGAGATCAAAGACCGTCTGGAAAAGGTAGTTGAGTTGATTATTCATGGCGGTTACCTCGGTCAGCAGCCGACCACGGTTGTCGACTTAACGGAAGATGCACCGGAAGTGATTCGCGAAGGCGTGGGTGATGTTAAGCCTTTCTTGTAA
- a CDS encoding recombinase family protein gives MQIGYVRVSTNDQNTDLQRQALERAGCEQIFEEKMSGTVANRPALKKLLKTLKEGDTLVVWKLDRLGRSMRNLVLLVDELRQRGIHFKSLTDSIDTSSPMGRFIFHIMSALAEMERELIVERTRAGLAAAREKGRIGGRRPKLTPEQWAQAGRLIANGVDRKQVAIIYDVAVCTLYKKIPSK, from the coding sequence ATGCAAATTGGCTATGTAAGGGTGTCAACAAATGACCAAAATACGGATCTTCAGCGGCAAGCGCTCGAACGCGCAGGATGTGAACAAATTTTCGAAGAAAAAATGAGCGGAACAGTGGCTAACCGGCCAGCGCTGAAAAAGCTTCTTAAGACGCTGAAAGAGGGAGATACGCTGGTAGTGTGGAAGCTCGATCGCCTTGGGCGAAGCATGCGGAACCTTGTACTGCTGGTCGATGAACTACGGCAGCGCGGGATCCACTTCAAAAGCCTTACGGATAGCATCGACACTTCCAGCCCAATGGGGCGTTTCATTTTCCACATCATGTCTGCCCTGGCCGAGATGGAGAGGGAGTTGATAGTGGAGCGCACTCGGGCTGGGTTGGCCGCAGCCCGTGAGAAAGGGCGAATCGGTGGGAGGCGGCCAAAATTGACACCTGAGCAATGGGCTCAGGCTGGCAGGTTGATCGCAAACGGAGTGGATCGGAAGCAGGTGGCGATCATTTACGATGTGGCCGTTTGTACTCTATATAAAAAAATTCCCAGTAAATAA
- the trpA gene encoding tryptophan synthase subunit alpha, with protein MERYDNAFAQLKSRQEGAFVPFVTLGDPGPEQSLKIIDALIEAGADALELGIPFSDPLADGPTIQNATLRAFAAGVTPTQCFEMLAAIRQKHPTIPIGLLMYANLVFNRGIDEFYAECARVGVDSVLVADVPVEESAPFRQAAMRHNVAPIFICPPNADDELLRQIASYGRGYTYLLSRAGVTGAENKAALPLHHLVEKLAEYHAAPPLQGFGISSPDQVTAAIDAKAAGAISGSAIIKIIEKNVDKPEHMLAELKAFVTAMKAATRKA; from the coding sequence ATGGAACGCTACGATAACGCATTTGCACAACTGAAATCCCGCCAGGAAGGCGCGTTCGTTCCCTTCGTAACCCTGGGCGATCCGGGCCCGGAACAGTCGCTAAAAATTATCGACGCCCTGATTGAAGCCGGTGCCGATGCGCTGGAGCTGGGGATCCCGTTCTCTGACCCGCTGGCGGATGGCCCGACCATTCAGAACGCCACTCTGCGTGCCTTTGCCGCGGGCGTAACCCCAACGCAGTGTTTTGAGATGCTGGCCGCGATCCGTCAGAAGCACCCGACCATTCCGATTGGCCTGCTGATGTATGCCAACCTGGTCTTTAACCGCGGAATCGACGAATTTTATGCCGAGTGCGCGCGGGTCGGCGTTGACTCCGTGCTGGTGGCCGACGTCCCGGTTGAAGAATCTGCACCGTTCCGCCAGGCAGCTATGCGTCATAACGTGGCGCCAATTTTCATCTGCCCGCCAAACGCCGATGATGAACTGCTGCGCCAGATTGCCTCTTACGGCCGCGGTTACACCTACCTGCTCTCCCGCGCGGGCGTGACGGGTGCTGAAAACAAAGCCGCGCTGCCGCTGCATCATCTGGTAGAAAAACTGGCTGAATACCACGCAGCGCCTCCGCTGCAGGGATTCGGGATTTCATCCCCGGATCAGGTTACGGCGGCAATTGACGCAAAAGCGGCAGGCGCGATCTCCGGCTCTGCTATCATCAAAATCATTGAGAAGAACGTGGACAAACCCGAGCATATGCTGGCTGAACTCAAAGCATTTGTTACGGCGATGAAAGCCGCAACGCGTAAAGCCTGA